A genomic segment from Candidatus Brocadia sinica JPN1 encodes:
- a CDS encoding FMN-binding protein gives MTKTSPAYILGFMIIICTVFGTAISSVHYATLDMLRKNEKLHRNRSICRVFNLPVARASADAFQKAIDDDISYEQIVSQGRTWDVYKQMDTGNIGFVFSGTGFWDRITGILVLSPDLSEIVNIQFLDQKETPGLGARIEEGWFIDQFKGVLISWDKPVDKRIIVGPAPDPKAKNRVDAITGATQTSLALMKFLNSELESFRKVMKEQKEKTMIEPPLPWE, from the coding sequence ATGACAAAAACCTCTCCTGCCTATATTCTTGGCTTCATGATAATCATTTGCACGGTATTTGGCACGGCCATTTCTTCTGTACATTATGCAACGCTCGATATGCTCAGGAAAAACGAAAAACTGCATAGGAACAGGAGCATATGCCGTGTATTTAATCTGCCGGTCGCCAGAGCCTCTGCTGATGCCTTTCAAAAAGCAATCGATGACGACATTAGCTATGAGCAGATTGTCTCTCAGGGGCGTACATGGGATGTATATAAACAAATGGATACTGGTAATATCGGCTTTGTCTTCAGCGGTACAGGATTCTGGGACCGTATCACAGGTATTCTTGTGCTTTCGCCGGATCTGTCGGAAATCGTGAATATTCAATTCCTCGACCAGAAGGAGACACCCGGGTTGGGGGCGCGTATTGAAGAAGGCTGGTTTATTGATCAATTTAAAGGCGTTCTTATTTCATGGGACAAGCCGGTTGATAAGCGTATTATTGTAGGTCCGGCGCCGGATCCTAAAGCAAAAAACCGGGTTGATGCTATTACTGGTGCCACACAAACGTCCCTGGCGCTCATGAAGTTTTTAAATAGCGAGCTTGAGTCATTCAGAAAAGTAATGAAGGAACAAAAAGAAAAAACAATGATTGAGCCTCCTTTGCCGTGGGAATGA
- the gyrA gene encoding DNA gyrase subunit A encodes MVERRENIKELFIEEEMKDSYLSYAMSVIMSRALPDVRDGLKPSQRRILVAMNDLGLGPRSKFRKCAKIAGDTTGNYHPHGEQVVYPTLVRMAQDFNYRYPLIEGQGNFGSIDGDPPAAMRYTEARMTEATMVIMEDLERETVDYVPNYDDTRTEPVVLPSKFPNLLCNGCSGIAVGMATSIPPHNVNEICDGIIAVIDTPEITLDELMKIIKGPDFPTGALICGTEGIREGYRTGRGTITVRARAHIETSKSGKKSIVVTEIPYQLNRDNILERIAELVREEQLKGIADIRNESDREGSRLVIDLKKGEDEEVVLNQLYKHTKLQDSFSIIMIALINNRPETLNLKQMLSYYIEHRKVVIIRRTKYLLERAQARAHILEGLRIALQHIDEIIQLIKTSDSVESARQGLMSKFSLSELQANAILDMKLQRLTGLEQGKIEEEYKKLCADIKGYQAILANEKLVLDIIKKDIEEIKERFGDKRRTEIVSAATEFNIEDLIAEESNAVIITHEGYIKRLPLTSYRRQHRGGKGVAGADMKEGDFIEHLFVASTHDYILFFTDQGRVYWLKVYDIPQMARTSKGRALVNLLEFKEGEKVTSLIPVRDFDERQLVMATSNGIIKKTVLNAYGNPKKGGIIAINLDEGDKLIGVKLTNGKQDIILGTEQGKAMRFSEEDVRTMGRVTHGVKGITLKENDKVRDIVIVDENATLLTVCENGFGKRTDFAEYPVHHRGGQGVINIKTTDRNGKVVALIDVRDEDELIMITARGQVIRTPVNTIRAIGRNTQGVTLFSIEEGDKLVSVARVVPEETKAEEGTEEALRGTAAEEKSVEESSQKADEEENI; translated from the coding sequence ATGGTTGAAAGAAGAGAAAATATAAAAGAATTATTTATCGAAGAAGAGATGAAGGATTCGTATCTGAGTTACGCCATGAGCGTTATCATGAGCCGTGCACTTCCGGATGTAAGGGATGGCCTGAAACCCTCACAGAGACGCATCCTGGTTGCCATGAATGACCTTGGACTAGGCCCCCGTTCTAAATTCCGAAAGTGCGCCAAGATTGCAGGTGATACTACCGGTAATTACCATCCCCATGGAGAGCAGGTGGTCTATCCTACCCTCGTCCGGATGGCACAGGATTTCAATTATCGGTATCCCCTGATAGAGGGGCAGGGGAACTTCGGTTCCATCGATGGAGACCCTCCTGCCGCCATGCGTTACACGGAAGCGCGTATGACGGAAGCTACCATGGTCATTATGGAAGATCTGGAGAGGGAGACCGTTGATTATGTGCCCAATTATGACGATACCCGGACGGAGCCGGTTGTCCTTCCCTCGAAATTTCCCAATCTACTCTGCAATGGTTGCTCTGGTATAGCGGTCGGGATGGCTACAAGTATTCCGCCACATAATGTGAATGAAATTTGTGATGGAATTATTGCGGTTATTGACACCCCTGAGATCACCCTTGATGAATTAATGAAGATCATCAAAGGGCCTGATTTCCCCACAGGGGCGCTCATCTGTGGTACCGAGGGGATCAGAGAAGGTTATCGGACCGGTCGCGGAACGATTACCGTACGTGCACGAGCACACATCGAGACGTCCAAGAGCGGAAAAAAGAGCATTGTCGTGACCGAGATACCCTATCAGCTGAACAGGGACAATATCCTGGAACGGATTGCTGAATTAGTGCGGGAAGAACAACTGAAAGGCATCGCAGACATCCGTAATGAAAGTGACCGGGAAGGAAGCCGTCTGGTTATTGATCTGAAGAAGGGGGAGGATGAAGAAGTTGTTTTAAACCAGCTTTACAAACACACCAAACTCCAGGACAGTTTCAGCATCATCATGATTGCCCTGATCAACAACCGGCCGGAGACACTCAATCTGAAACAGATGTTGAGTTACTATATTGAGCATCGAAAGGTTGTTATCATACGCAGGACAAAATATTTGCTGGAGAGGGCACAGGCAAGGGCACATATCCTGGAAGGGTTACGGATCGCGCTCCAGCATATCGATGAAATTATCCAGTTGATCAAGACCTCCGACTCTGTAGAAAGTGCGCGTCAGGGACTTATGAGTAAGTTTTCCCTCTCGGAACTTCAAGCCAACGCGATCCTGGACATGAAACTCCAGAGGTTGACGGGACTCGAACAGGGAAAGATTGAGGAAGAATATAAGAAATTATGCGCTGATATCAAAGGATATCAGGCTATCCTTGCCAATGAAAAATTGGTGCTGGATATTATCAAAAAAGATATTGAGGAGATCAAAGAACGTTTTGGTGATAAACGCCGGACAGAAATTGTCAGCGCTGCTACCGAGTTTAATATCGAAGACCTGATTGCAGAGGAAAGCAATGCGGTTATTATTACTCACGAAGGATATATAAAACGTTTACCTCTCACATCTTACCGAAGACAACATCGTGGCGGAAAGGGCGTTGCAGGCGCCGATATGAAAGAGGGAGATTTCATAGAACATTTATTTGTAGCATCGACACATGACTATATCCTCTTTTTTACCGATCAGGGTCGGGTGTACTGGCTCAAGGTTTACGATATTCCACAAATGGCCAGAACTTCTAAAGGGCGGGCGCTCGTCAATTTGCTGGAATTTAAAGAAGGCGAAAAGGTAACTTCTCTTATTCCCGTGAGAGATTTTGACGAACGGCAGTTGGTCATGGCGACCAGCAACGGCATTATCAAAAAGACCGTGTTAAACGCCTATGGTAATCCCAAAAAGGGTGGTATTATTGCTATTAACCTGGATGAGGGGGACAAGTTGATCGGTGTTAAATTAACGAACGGCAAGCAGGACATCATCCTTGGCACCGAACAGGGAAAGGCCATGCGTTTTTCCGAAGAGGATGTCAGAACCATGGGACGGGTCACCCATGGGGTGAAAGGGATCACACTTAAGGAGAACGACAAGGTAAGGGATATCGTGATTGTTGACGAGAATGCCACTCTGTTGACCGTCTGCGAAAATGGTTTCGGAAAACGTACCGATTTTGCAGAATATCCCGTTCATCATCGGGGTGGACAGGGTGTTATTAATATTAAGACCACCGACAGGAACGGAAAGGTCGTGGCGCTGATTGATGTGAGAGACGAAGACGAACTGATAATGATTACCGCACGGGGACAGGTTATACGTACACCAGTGAATACCATACGCGCCATCGGAAGGAATACACAAGGGGTCACGCTTTTTTCTATAGAAGAGGGAGATAAACTGGTCTCTGTTGCACGGGTTGTTCCGGAAGAAACAAAAGCTGAAGAGGGTACAGAAGAAGCCTTAAGAGGAACGGCGGCGGAAGAAAAAAGCGTTGAAGAAAGCTCTCAAAAGGCAGATGAAGAGGAAAATATCTGA
- a CDS encoding cytochrome P460 family protein has protein sequence MLCSALLLFILDGIGFGETLNREDKIDAQALWTYITVGNPYQNYPTWPGKEGFYESTMPPGNILKLYINDLALDTVMNKKGVFPEGALLIKENYTDDKKIFLITVMYKKKGFNPAGHDWYWVKYKPDGEVRLEGKVDACINCHVGVAGNDYVFTGSIK, from the coding sequence ATGTTATGTTCAGCTTTACTCTTGTTTATCCTGGACGGGATTGGATTTGGGGAAACATTGAATCGTGAAGACAAAATAGATGCACAGGCATTGTGGACTTATATAACCGTGGGAAATCCGTATCAAAACTACCCCACATGGCCTGGCAAGGAAGGTTTTTACGAGAGCACCATGCCGCCAGGAAACATCCTTAAATTGTATATCAACGACCTTGCACTGGATACCGTCATGAATAAAAAAGGCGTATTTCCAGAGGGTGCATTATTAATCAAAGAAAACTATACGGATGATAAAAAAATATTTTTAATTACGGTAATGTATAAGAAAAAAGGGTTTAATCCGGCAGGACATGACTGGTATTGGGTAAAATATAAACCGGATGGAGAAGTGCGTCTGGAGGGTAAGGTTGATGCGTGTATCAACTGCCATGTAGGGGTGGCGGGCAATGATTATGTATTTACAGGAAGTATAAAATAA
- a CDS encoding NADH:ubiquinone reductase (Na(+)-transporting) subunit F — MIMGSILFSIGISVGFLLIMGLVLAALLILAEKKILNYGTCCIDINEGEKKLEVPGGGSLLSSLAENNIFIPSACGGRGTCAYCKVQVMEGGSMIGPVEEPYLGPEDRKNQIRLSCQVKVRKDIRISVPKELLSVRKYKGKLLHKRPLTYDIVELRIELLEPKTIDFVVGQYVQLESEEYNRNDRVMRAYSMSSPPSDKNHIELMIRKVPHGICTTWVFEHLKEGQEVALSGPYGKFRLSNTNAEIIFIAGGSGMAPIWGMLRDLKEKGNTRKATYFFGALTQKDLFLVDDLTRLQQEVPWFKFIPALSNEPANSDWKGERGLITDIVARHMPDCSKNEGYLCGSPGMIDACVKVLTKAGMAEDRIFYDKFV; from the coding sequence ATGATAATGGGAAGTATCCTTTTTTCTATCGGCATCTCAGTCGGGTTTCTTCTGATTATGGGACTGGTTTTGGCTGCACTGCTGATTCTTGCGGAGAAGAAGATCCTGAATTACGGTACGTGCTGCATTGATATTAACGAGGGTGAAAAGAAATTAGAAGTTCCCGGCGGAGGTTCCTTACTGTCGTCACTTGCGGAGAATAACATTTTTATTCCATCGGCGTGTGGTGGGCGCGGCACCTGTGCATATTGTAAGGTGCAGGTAATGGAAGGCGGAAGCATGATCGGTCCAGTCGAAGAACCTTATCTAGGCCCCGAAGATCGTAAGAACCAAATTCGCCTTTCCTGCCAGGTCAAGGTACGAAAAGATATCAGGATCAGCGTGCCAAAGGAATTATTATCGGTCAGAAAATACAAAGGGAAACTCCTCCACAAACGACCGTTAACTTACGATATTGTGGAATTACGCATAGAACTCCTTGAACCGAAAACCATAGATTTCGTTGTGGGCCAGTACGTTCAGCTTGAATCCGAAGAATATAATCGCAACGACCGGGTTATGCGTGCTTATTCTATGTCCTCGCCCCCATCTGATAAAAATCACATAGAGCTCATGATCCGTAAAGTTCCTCATGGTATTTGCACTACCTGGGTATTTGAGCATCTCAAGGAAGGGCAAGAAGTTGCATTGAGCGGACCGTATGGTAAATTTCGTCTTTCGAATACCAATGCTGAGATTATCTTTATTGCGGGTGGAAGCGGTATGGCGCCGATATGGGGCATGTTGAGGGATTTAAAGGAAAAGGGGAATACGCGCAAAGCTACGTACTTTTTTGGCGCTCTTACACAAAAAGACCTGTTTTTAGTTGATGATCTGACCAGGCTTCAACAAGAAGTCCCCTGGTTCAAATTCATTCCAGCACTTTCCAACGAGCCAGCTAACTCAGATTGGAAAGGCGAGCGTGGTCTCATCACCGATATTGTGGCGCGCCACATGCCTGATTGTTCTAAAAACGAAGGCTATCTCTGCGGTTCGCCTGGCATGATCGATGCCTGTGTTAAAGTCCTGACAAAGGCAGGTATGGCGGAAGATCGTATTTTTTACGATAAATTTGTTTAA
- a CDS encoding electron transport complex protein RnfA codes for MDLQNMNFFVSLALVFTSAAFTDNILLARFLGMCSCLAISKKVDTSIGLGGAVMFVTASTTAFNFLIYQYVLVPLGIEYLRLITFIVIIAAFTQLLEMIIERFSEKLYYALGIFLPLITVNCAILGIALFMLNKPYTFWQAFVFGAGGGFGWFLAITLIGGIREKIKESELPKGLEGPAITLIIIGIMSLAFVGFSGMIKI; via the coding sequence ATGGATCTGCAAAATATGAATTTTTTTGTATCACTGGCGCTCGTTTTTACCTCCGCGGCTTTTACTGACAATATCCTGCTGGCCCGGTTTCTGGGGATGTGTTCGTGTCTGGCAATCTCCAAAAAGGTCGATACCAGTATTGGTCTGGGCGGTGCAGTGATGTTTGTGACTGCCAGCACAACCGCCTTTAATTTTTTGATCTATCAATATGTTCTTGTCCCGCTGGGAATCGAGTATTTGCGCTTAATAACCTTTATCGTTATTATTGCGGCCTTTACACAGCTTTTGGAAATGATCATTGAACGCTTTTCTGAAAAACTATACTATGCCCTGGGTATTTTTCTGCCACTCATTACCGTTAACTGTGCAATTCTGGGTATTGCGCTTTTTATGTTAAATAAACCCTATACATTCTGGCAGGCCTTTGTCTTTGGCGCTGGCGGGGGCTTTGGCTGGTTTCTCGCAATTACCCTTATCGGCGGTATCCGTGAGAAGATAAAAGAAAGCGAGCTTCCCAAGGGTCTGGAGGGTCCCGCCATTACCCTCATTATTATCGGTATTATGTCGCTTGCCTTTGTGGGATTTTCTGGAATGATAAAAATATGA
- a CDS encoding RnfABCDGE type electron transport complex subunit D: MLRVLYSLIPVGVVAVYFFGWCIASVIAVSMIFAFLTEWVMASLRKGKISYACFVTAGIYALSLPPTTPLWIVTVGIIIAILFAKEMFGGFGKNVFNPAIVGRGFVFVCFPIELTGRFVPVFTGFPGGFGHWSMAGLEQTPQFIAEAGLKVVDAITAATPMWTNRDYGFTSSIVSLFLGNIGTIFEYEGKKMVLAAGSAGEVSALVILLSGAYLLWTKTANWRLTLSTLLGAIISSLVFRYAFGIRTVPPPLFTLFSGALFYAAVFMVTDPVSAPKVTLSQWIYGFFIGTMIVVFRSKSIFAGGAAFSILLGNILAPSLDLWISRMKSPEKGTAPDSKGVVSP, from the coding sequence ATGCTCCGGGTGCTGTATTCGCTCATACCAGTTGGTGTAGTGGCTGTCTATTTTTTTGGCTGGTGTATCGCCAGCGTTATAGCCGTTTCAATGATATTTGCTTTCCTGACAGAATGGGTCATGGCTTCTTTGAGAAAAGGGAAAATAAGTTATGCATGTTTTGTTACTGCAGGGATATATGCCCTTTCTCTTCCACCAACCACACCGCTATGGATCGTTACTGTTGGCATTATTATCGCTATTTTATTTGCGAAAGAGATGTTTGGAGGATTTGGGAAAAATGTATTTAATCCCGCTATCGTTGGACGCGGCTTTGTTTTTGTATGTTTTCCCATTGAACTGACGGGTCGTTTTGTGCCGGTATTTACGGGGTTTCCTGGAGGTTTCGGCCATTGGAGCATGGCGGGTTTGGAACAAACGCCGCAATTTATTGCTGAGGCAGGGCTAAAGGTTGTTGATGCAATAACCGCTGCAACACCCATGTGGACGAATCGGGATTATGGTTTTACCAGTTCAATTGTTTCCCTGTTCCTTGGTAATATAGGAACCATTTTTGAATATGAAGGCAAAAAAATGGTTCTGGCTGCCGGTTCAGCGGGCGAAGTTTCCGCGCTGGTCATATTGCTGTCGGGCGCCTATTTGTTATGGACCAAAACGGCAAATTGGCGTTTGACCTTGTCGACATTACTAGGGGCAATTATCTCTTCACTTGTCTTCAGATATGCCTTCGGCATCAGAACCGTCCCGCCACCACTCTTTACCCTCTTTTCCGGTGCGCTCTTCTATGCAGCGGTCTTTATGGTTACCGATCCGGTCAGCGCTCCCAAGGTCACCCTGTCGCAATGGATTTATGGTTTCTTTATTGGCACCATGATTGTCGTTTTCCGTTCCAAAAGCATTTTTGCCGGCGGCGCAGCATTTTCCATTCTGCTTGGCAATATACTTGCCCCATCCCTGGATTTGTGGATTAGTCGTATGAAAAGCCCTGAAAAAGGAACTGCGCCGGATAGCAAAGGGGTTGTATCGCCATGA
- a CDS encoding lipopolysaccharide kinase InaA family protein, whose translation MQFFSHLLSAITSPFSLLKPFTFEGYLSKRIGHVHWIISTPHSFFIPLLEQIKGPTSDALLTNPLFRRHRYKKMGEFEITHENEKETYLVKIYNYPHLSQKIKQLFRHTRGFNEFYTTYLTARRGIPVEVPVACGEQKCIFTKESYLIIRKIKNSCSMREYLQSVTALKERRDVLKKFGELAKNVYEAGIRQDAFSLDNFLVFSDETGSKKIIVIDFEMVSIQAKGLKDKLRVWYLAKLNREKGFTNTDRIRFLRSYTRGDFIRCKKLARQIKELTVRIQKKDATKSSRLCIHENRTYGIFQSDTFFGHYRKKYTPEMLITLLNAPEETTRSAFYGNHFQILHFKEDTDPRFHCRNITRIWTKANALFALKINVPVPVAIFERCYPVSQREAFLISQIPDNCISLKQCSGLYSDKNLHFLLLRFAEQVSPFGVFCKGLNPQDILVQEKGKHRVACYLGNYTSFRINRHSAQKNKSTNANIMKQLFQTGDASSENNRSAQNAE comes from the coding sequence ATGCAATTCTTTTCTCATTTGCTCAGTGCAATTACTTCTCCCTTTTCTCTGCTAAAACCTTTTACATTTGAGGGGTATTTATCAAAAAGGATTGGGCATGTCCATTGGATTATCAGCACCCCTCATTCCTTTTTTATTCCGCTTCTTGAACAAATAAAAGGGCCCACCAGCGATGCCCTGTTAACAAATCCTCTTTTCAGAAGACATCGGTATAAGAAAATGGGTGAATTTGAAATTACCCATGAGAATGAAAAAGAGACGTATCTGGTAAAAATATACAACTATCCGCATCTATCCCAAAAGATCAAGCAACTCTTCAGGCACACGAGAGGATTTAATGAATTTTACACAACCTACCTGACCGCAAGAAGGGGTATTCCGGTAGAGGTGCCTGTTGCTTGTGGGGAACAAAAATGCATTTTTACGAAAGAGTCTTATTTAATAATAAGAAAGATCAAAAACAGTTGCTCGATGAGAGAATATCTGCAGAGTGTTACGGCCCTTAAAGAGAGAAGGGATGTTTTAAAGAAATTTGGCGAACTTGCAAAGAATGTTTATGAAGCGGGGATTAGACAGGATGCATTTTCGTTGGATAATTTTTTAGTATTTAGTGACGAAACTGGAAGCAAAAAGATAATCGTGATTGATTTTGAAATGGTTTCAATACAAGCAAAAGGGCTTAAGGACAAGCTGCGGGTATGGTATCTGGCTAAATTGAATCGGGAAAAAGGCTTTACAAACACTGATCGAATCAGATTTCTCCGGTCTTATACAAGGGGGGATTTTATTCGGTGCAAAAAATTAGCAAGGCAAATTAAAGAGTTAACTGTGCGCATCCAGAAAAAAGACGCCACAAAGTCCTCGAGACTTTGCATTCACGAAAATAGGACATACGGCATCTTTCAATCTGATACATTTTTTGGGCACTACAGGAAGAAATACACACCGGAAATGCTGATAACACTGTTAAATGCTCCGGAAGAAACAACCAGGAGTGCTTTTTATGGAAACCACTTTCAGATTTTGCATTTCAAAGAGGATACTGATCCGAGATTTCATTGCCGTAATATTACCCGAATATGGACGAAGGCAAATGCCTTGTTTGCATTAAAAATCAATGTACCTGTTCCTGTAGCTATTTTTGAAAGATGCTACCCCGTGTCACAGAGAGAAGCGTTTCTCATTTCCCAGATACCTGATAACTGCATTTCCCTGAAACAATGCAGCGGATTATATTCTGACAAAAATCTTCACTTTCTCCTTTTAAGATTCGCGGAACAAGTTTCCCCCTTTGGTGTTTTCTGCAAGGGCTTGAATCCTCAGGATATCCTTGTGCAGGAGAAAGGAAAACATCGGGTTGCCTGTTATTTGGGGAATTACACATCTTTTCGTATAAATCGACATTCTGCACAAAAGAACAAATCGACCAATGCAAATATTATGAAACAACTTTTCCAAACGGGCGATGCATCATCTGAGAATAACAGGAGCGCACAAAATGCAGAATAG
- a CDS encoding glycosyltransferase family 2 protein — protein MKRKISESQTKFLISACIITFNEESRIRDCLESVKWVDEIIVVDSFSTDKTVDICKEYTERVYQRAWPGNIDQKNYTIGLAKNDWILCLDADERLSPKLIGEIQEAVRNPGAMVGFFFPRCCFYLGRWIYHGDWYPDYQLRLFKRGSGQWQGTNPHGRVIVNGKTWRMKHDIYHFNYKNFSHQLRTIDNYSNIFADVSERRKGFSLFQLIFRPFGKFIRIYILKRGFFDGLPGFIIATSSAFYVFAKYVKLWERRQNKETKKPPP, from the coding sequence ATGAAGAGGAAAATATCTGAATCACAAACAAAATTTCTCATATCTGCCTGCATTATTACCTTCAACGAAGAATCTCGTATTCGTGACTGCCTTGAAAGTGTAAAGTGGGTAGATGAGATTATCGTGGTAGATTCATTCAGCACGGATAAGACGGTGGATATTTGTAAGGAATACACAGAACGGGTATATCAAAGGGCGTGGCCAGGAAATATCGATCAGAAGAATTATACCATTGGTTTGGCGAAAAACGATTGGATCCTTTGTTTGGATGCCGATGAACGGTTATCTCCGAAACTTATTGGAGAAATCCAGGAAGCAGTTCGCAATCCGGGCGCTATGGTGGGATTCTTTTTCCCCAGATGTTGTTTCTATCTCGGACGGTGGATTTATCATGGCGACTGGTATCCTGATTATCAACTGCGACTCTTCAAGAGGGGCAGCGGACAGTGGCAAGGCACAAATCCCCATGGACGAGTTATTGTAAATGGCAAAACCTGGCGCATGAAACATGATATTTACCACTTTAATTACAAAAACTTCTCCCATCAATTAAGGACAATCGACAACTATTCCAATATCTTTGCAGATGTAAGCGAACGTCGTAAAGGGTTTAGTCTGTTCCAATTAATTTTTCGGCCATTTGGCAAGTTTATCAGAATATATATCCTAAAGAGGGGCTTCTTCGATGGTTTGCCCGGATTTATTATTGCGACTTCGAGCGCCTTCTACGTTTTTGCAAAATATGTGAAGCTATGGGAGCGGAGGCAAAACAAAGAGACGAAAAAGCCCCCCCCATGA
- a CDS encoding indolepyruvate ferredoxin oxidoreductase subunit alpha translates to MIFVDNTECVGCEECLHVCPMESIIMKHEKAEIMQHKCDECERCIPVCPVKAIQIASTPLKKRYI, encoded by the coding sequence ATGATTTTTGTAGATAACACTGAATGCGTCGGTTGCGAAGAATGTTTGCATGTTTGCCCTATGGAATCCATTATTATGAAACATGAGAAGGCGGAAATTATGCAACACAAGTGTGATGAGTGCGAGCGTTGCATCCCGGTGTGCCCTGTAAAGGCGATCCAGATTGCATCCACACCATTAAAGAAGAGGTATATTTAA
- a CDS encoding Hsp20/alpha crystallin family protein: MDTKEHPAVGKKKITPDKCVVTGKGDWYFPLSDIYETPDNFTILIDMPGVSTENITIDMRDNELVINGEVSQEAYTDEKILHNEYNIGHYHRHFAISDAINRDKIEAKMSDGVLSLVLPKAEHVKPRKIEVKAE, translated from the coding sequence ATGGATACAAAAGAACATCCAGCTGTCGGAAAAAAGAAGATTACGCCTGATAAGTGTGTCGTGACTGGAAAAGGGGACTGGTACTTTCCTTTGTCTGATATTTATGAAACGCCGGACAACTTCACTATTTTGATAGATATGCCGGGAGTGTCTACCGAAAACATAACCATTGATATGCGTGACAATGAATTAGTCATCAACGGTGAGGTTTCCCAAGAGGCGTATACTGATGAGAAAATACTCCATAATGAGTATAACATCGGACATTACCATAGACACTTTGCTATCTCCGATGCCATTAACAGGGATAAAATTGAGGCAAAGATGTCTGATGGTGTCTTGTCTCTTGTCCTGCCCAAGGCAGAACATGTAAAACCGCGGAAGATTGAAGTCAAGGCGGAATAA
- the rsxE gene encoding electron transport complex subunit RsxE: MAYTPKQVFFNGIWLENPIYRQVLGICSTLAVTNLLTNTLFMCFGLIFTTALSNFTISLLRDYVPKRIRMIVQVLIIASYVMIVDIIIKAFAPDIHRFIGPYVGLIITNCIIMGRAEAFASQNKPLLSLFDGVASGVGYSLVLIFIASVREPLGFGTILGMALPARDVWWHSWIIMVMPPGAFFMLGMFTWFARRWLIKEVKR; encoded by the coding sequence ATGGCTTATACACCAAAACAAGTTTTTTTCAATGGTATCTGGCTGGAAAACCCTATCTATCGGCAGGTATTGGGAATTTGTTCTACGCTTGCTGTTACCAATCTGCTGACAAATACCCTTTTTATGTGTTTTGGGTTAATCTTCACCACCGCACTTTCCAACTTCACTATTTCACTCTTGCGAGATTATGTTCCGAAACGTATACGTATGATTGTACAGGTACTTATTATAGCCTCCTATGTTATGATCGTTGATATCATCATCAAGGCCTTTGCTCCCGACATTCATCGCTTTATCGGTCCTTATGTGGGCCTGATCATTACCAATTGTATAATCATGGGAAGGGCAGAGGCCTTTGCCAGTCAGAACAAGCCGCTGCTTTCACTGTTTGACGGCGTTGCATCAGGAGTTGGATATTCGCTTGTGCTTATCTTTATTGCATCAGTGCGTGAGCCTCTTGGATTTGGAACTATTCTGGGTATGGCCTTGCCTGCACGCGACGTCTGGTGGCATTCATGGATCATCATGGTCATGCCTCCAGGCGCTTTTTTTATGCTTGGTATGTTTACCTGGTTTGCCCGCAGGTGGCTGATCAAAGAAGTAAAACGATAA
- a CDS encoding Hsp20/alpha crystallin family protein — protein MNLIKWDRSDPLNSLTHIQREMSDLLDILSSTPQIEGYVNVEFPPIIVSANEDSVFVRAELPGVRISDLDVQVVDDVLTIRGERKPVVTTAKITYLRRERNYGTFARSLMLPEKTDVEKVTASYKNGVLTVKLPKAAAAKPKQVVIKKA, from the coding sequence ATGAACCTTATAAAATGGGACAGATCAGATCCTTTAAATAGCCTTACCCATATCCAGCGAGAGATGAGTGATTTATTAGACATTTTGAGTTCCACACCTCAAATCGAAGGTTATGTGAATGTGGAATTTCCACCAATTATTGTCTCTGCAAATGAAGATAGTGTTTTTGTTCGTGCCGAACTTCCCGGGGTCAGAATCAGTGATCTGGATGTCCAGGTAGTTGATGATGTATTAACGATCAGGGGAGAAAGAAAACCCGTCGTTACCACGGCAAAGATAACGTATTTGCGCAGGGAAAGGAACTACGGAACGTTTGCCCGTTCTCTCATGTTGCCTGAAAAAACCGACGTGGAAAAAGTAACGGCTTCTTATAAAAATGGTGTTTTAACGGTAAAACTCCCGAAAGCCGCGGCGGCGAAACCAAAGCAAGTTGTAATTAAAAAAGCATAA